The following are from one region of the Salvia splendens isolate huo1 chromosome 2, SspV2, whole genome shotgun sequence genome:
- the LOC121792115 gene encoding transcription factor LHW-like, with protein MGSRFLRPFLQSLCCNSPWNYAVFWKLKHHDEMILAWEDGFCDILKQSDAMASPVEDLYFKNSNMILSSALTPSLLDGTPGDYLVGYAITEMSHSSHVVGSGVVGEAAVKGNASWIYADSIQTDVLNSFLVSEYPDEWLLQFAAGIKTILLLPVIPDGVLQLGSTEMVSEDAVLVAYLKNKFELHKQSDGYIQQISPTSTFMDYLEEPSTVTTETVTEDQNSIHAVEDLYPIENQTVPVFMLHDLYNSSERHVEDNHENAAEGEMNQQPMGMIHVPEPFQLSYADYIDEISKYIHDERLRVSPYSYELNRRMCGDLVNELMDYKFEEGGTELTCVGNDFDNGICESGSNLFNFHEASGLGKAVGEVIQNKPHEHIYGESILSQDIAFHSFGDRMPSGTVDVSGVESVGFLVKHMEVEHLSKTVNANSSSSFDDNSSDKSIITSLNIPSHGFHKARAHSKHSASVETKISSLSDKQQPRKGHHPVNKRKLSRLSTTSKKRTHSGDNQRPRPRDRQLIQDRIKELRELVPNGEKGSIDGLLDKTIKHMLFLRNVTNQADKLRHPILEEEVGDNTTKPAEVKCSHRDGASWAVELGNEQHFCPIIVKDLDHPRHMLIEMVCIDHDRFLEIADVIHRLKLTILKGVMEKTADNSSWARFIVETSGSFHRLDIFWPLMQLQKDRAPISTST; from the exons TAGATTTTTGCGGCCATTCCTCCAGTCTCTTTGCTGCAATTCTCCTTGGAATTATGCAGTGTTCTGGAAGCTTAAGCATCATGATGAAAT GATTTTGGCATGGGAAGATGGCTTTTGTGACATTTTAAAGCAAAGTGATGCCATGGCGAGCCCGGTAGAAGATTTGTACTTCAAAAActcaaatatgattttatcaTCGGCTTTAACACCAAGTCTGCTTGATGGAACTCCTGGCGACTATCTAGTTGGATATGCAATAACTGAAATGTCGCATTCTTCTCATGTCGTGGGGAGCGG GGTTGTTGGCGAAGCAGCTGTAAAGGGAAATGCTAGCTGGATATATGCAGACAGCATACAAACTGATGTTTTGAATTCCTTCTTAGTTTCTGAG TATCCAGATGAATGGCTGCTTCAATTTGCAGCCGGCATAAAG ACAATATTGCTTCTGCCTGTAATTCCTGATGGAGTTCTCCAGCTTGGATCAACGGAAATG GTGTCTGAAGATGCGGTCCTAGTTGCGTATCTCAAAAATAAGTTTGAGTTGCATAAACAAAGCGATGGATATATTCAACAGATCTCCCCAACGTCTACTTTCATGGATTATTTAGAGGAGCCATCAACCGTTACCACAGAAACAGTAACTGAGGATCAAAATTCTATTCATGCTGTAGAAGATTTATACCCAATTGAAAATCAGACGGTGCCGGTGTTCATGCTCCATGATTTATACAACTCATCTGAGAGGCATGTAGAAGATAACCATGAGAATGCGGCCGAAGGAGAAATGAATCAGCAACCAATGGGTATGATTCATGTGCCTGAACCATTTCAATTGTCATATGCAGATTATATAGACGAAATCTCAAAATATATTCATGATGAAAGACTTCGGGTGTCTCCTTATTCTTATGAGTTGAATAGGAGGATGTGTGGGGATCTTGTGAATGAATTAATGGATTATAAATTTGAGGAAGGTGGAACTGAACTAACATGCGTAGGCAATGACTTTGATAATGGCATTTGTGAGAGTGGAAGCAACCTTTTCAACTTCCACGAGGCCTCTGGATTGGGCAAAGCTGTTGGGGAAGTTATACAGAATAAACCTCATGAACATATTTATGGCGAGTCTATCTTGAGTCAAGATATTGCTTTCCACTCCTTTGGTGACAGAATGCCCTCTGGCACCGTGGATGTGTCAGGTGTAGAGTCTGTCGGATTTCTTGTGAAACACATGGAAGTGGAGCACCTCTCCAAAACTGTTAATGCTAATTCAAGCAGTAGTTTTGATGATAATTCATCTGACAAGTCCATTATTACCTCACTAAATATCCCATCTCATGGTTTTCACAAAGCTCGTGCTCATTCCAAACACAGTGCTTCAGTAGAAACCAAGATTAGTTCACTCTCTGATAAGCAGCAACCAAGAAAAGGACATCATCCCGTGAACAAAAGAAAATTATCAAGATTATCAACTACCAGCAAGAAAAGGACACATAGTGGTGATAATCAAAGGCCTCGACCACGTGATAGGCAGTTGATTCAAGACAGGATCAAGGAGCTAAGGGAGCTCGTACCAAACGGTGAAAAG GGTAGCATCGATGGACTCCTGGACAAGACCATAAAGCACAtgctatttttaagaaatgtgaccAATCAGGCAGATAAGTTGAGGCATCCAATTCTGGAAGAG GAAGTTGGTGACAATACAACAAAACCAGCTGAAGTCAAGTGTAGCCATCGAGATGGGGCAAGCTGGGCTGTGGAACTAGGAAACGAGCAACATTTTTGCCCCATAATTGTGAAAGATCTAGACCATCCTAGACACATGCTTATAGAG ATGGTCTGCATTGATCATGATCGCTTTCTAGAGATTGCTGATGTTATTCATCGCCTAAAATTAACCATCCTCAAAGGTGTGATGGAGAAAACTGCTGATAATTCATCATGGGCTCGCTTCATTGTTGAG ACCTCCGGAAGCTTCCATCGGCTAGATATAttttggccattgatgcaactCCAAAAAGATCGCGCGCCTATCTCAACTAGCACCTAA